Proteins encoded by one window of Desulfovibrio ferrophilus:
- the rpsG gene encoding 30S ribosomal protein S7, with product MPRKGPVPKREILPDPKYRSVLAARFCNRLMLDGKKSTAERIFYSALDILADKSQEDPIRAFEKAIDNIKPMLEVKSRRVGGATYQVPLEVRPDRQVALAIRWLISYARGRGEKGMIARLSGELLDAYNNRGGAVKKKEDTHRMAEANKAFAHYRW from the coding sequence ATGCCTAGAAAAGGCCCTGTGCCCAAAAGAGAAATTCTGCCTGATCCGAAGTACCGTAGTGTGCTGGCCGCCCGTTTTTGCAACCGGCTGATGCTGGATGGCAAGAAGAGCACCGCCGAGCGCATCTTCTACAGCGCCCTGGATATCCTGGCAGATAAGTCCCAGGAAGATCCTATTCGTGCATTCGAGAAGGCGATCGACAACATCAAGCCCATGCTTGAGGTCAAGTCCCGCCGCGTTGGTGGCGCCACGTACCAGGTGCCCCTGGAAGTTCGTCCGGATCGTCAGGTCGCCCTGGCTATTCGCTGGCTGATTTCCTATGCGCGAGGCAGAGGAGAAAAGGGCATGATCGCCCGTCTGTCAGGAGAGCTGCTGGACGCCTACAACAATCGCGGCGGTGCCGTGAAGAAGAAGGAAGACACCCATCGGATGGCCGAAGCCAACAAGGCTTTCGCTCATTACCGCTGGTAG
- a CDS encoding RNA polymerase sigma factor, giving the protein MLFFKNYSSLDDDHLMLLIADEDHRAFRELLERHQGSVHGFAFRFLGDAHEAADVAQETFLRIFTNAATYTPGTSFRAWAMRIARNLCLDYVRKKKPLLVEQLPEQPDHDTPMHAAIRQETADALAQAVRRLPESQRTALILRHNEGLRYDEIAMAMDVTVSAVESLLVRARKALRSVLSPLSA; this is encoded by the coding sequence ATGCTCTTCTTTAAAAACTACTCTTCCCTCGATGACGATCATCTGATGCTGCTTATTGCTGACGAGGATCATCGAGCCTTCCGGGAACTGCTGGAGCGACACCAGGGGTCCGTGCATGGCTTTGCCTTCCGCTTTCTGGGCGACGCCCACGAAGCGGCGGACGTGGCCCAGGAAACATTCCTGCGTATCTTTACCAATGCTGCCACCTACACTCCGGGCACCAGCTTCCGGGCTTGGGCCATGCGTATCGCCCGCAACCTGTGCCTGGACTACGTACGCAAGAAGAAACCACTACTTGTGGAACAACTTCCCGAACAGCCGGACCATGACACCCCCATGCACGCCGCCATCCGCCAGGAAACAGCCGACGCTCTGGCCCAGGCAGTACGCCGTCTGCCCGAATCACAACGGACCGCGCTCATCCTGCGGCACAACGAAGGCCTGCGCTACGATGAAATAGCCATGGCCATGGATGTCACGGTCTCGGCTGTGGAATCCCTGCTTGTCCGTGCCCGCAAAGCCCTGCGCTCCGTCCTCTCTCCCCTGTCCGCCTAG
- the rplP gene encoding 50S ribosomal protein L16, with protein MLTPKRTKYRKRFKGRLRGKASRGTTVAFGDIGIKSLEHGKLTSQQIESARVAMMRHIKRGGKVWIRIFPDQVYTSKPAEVRQGKGKGAPAGFYAPVKPGHVLYEIKGVDLELAREALVRAQHKLPIKTRIVLREGL; from the coding sequence ATGCTTACACCTAAAAGAACGAAGTACCGCAAACGCTTCAAGGGGCGTTTGCGTGGCAAGGCCAGCCGCGGTACTACTGTCGCCTTTGGTGATATCGGTATCAAGTCGCTGGAGCATGGTAAGTTGACCAGCCAGCAGATCGAGTCCGCTCGTGTGGCCATGATGCGTCACATCAAGCGTGGCGGTAAGGTCTGGATCCGGATTTTCCCGGACCAAGTATATACCTCCAAACCCGCTGAAGTTCGTCAGGGTAAGGGTAAGGGTGCTCCCGCAGGCTTTTATGCCCCGGTTAAGCCCGGCCACGTGCTCTACGAAATCAAGGGTGTGGATCTTGAACTCGCCCGCGAAGCCCTGGTTCGTGCGCAGCACAAGCTGCCCATCAAGACCAGGATCGTGCTGAGGGAGGGACTGTAA
- the fusA gene encoding elongation factor G: protein MSRVVPIPLQRNIGIMAHIDAGKTTTTERILFYTGVSHKIGEVHDGQATMDWMEQEQERGITITSAATTCYWREHRVNIIDTPGHVDFTMEVERALRVLDGAVAVFDAVAGVEPQSETVWRQADRYEVPRIAFVNKMDRIGADFFRCVGMLKDRLGANPVPLQIPIGAEDEFKGVVDLILGKAILFDDQKMGADPVTEDVPADMQDQFDEMRMAMLEAIAEVDDELLEKYLGGEELTTEELIAGVRKAVINLTMCPVLCGSAFKNKGVQPLLDAVVDYLPSPVDIEVMKGTNPDTEEVIECPCEDEKPLAALAFKLFSDPFVGHLTFLRLYSGHVESGMTVINAATGKKERIGRLLKMHANKREDIKWAGAGDIVAAVGLKTAATGDTLCEPGKLCVLESMDVPDTVIEVAIEPKTKADRDTLSDALNKLAKEDPSFRVKGDEETGQTLIAGMGELHLEIIVDRLLREFSVNANVGAPRVAYRETITKSTKMDHKYAKQSGGRGQYAHVVIEVEPNSEKGYEFSDEIKGGVIPKEYIPAVDKGIKDALNSGIMAGYPVVDVKVKLVYGSYHEVDSSEQAFAIAGSMAIKEAMRKASPALLEPIMSVEVVTPEEYLGDVMGDLNSRRGRVSSMEARANAQVVKAMVPLSEMFGYATDLRSKTQGRATFSMQFDHYEKVPASLAEEIMKKN, encoded by the coding sequence GTGTCCAGAGTAGTTCCCATTCCGCTGCAGAGAAACATCGGTATCATGGCCCACATTGATGCGGGCAAGACCACGACTACCGAGCGTATTCTCTTTTACACCGGTGTTTCGCACAAGATTGGCGAAGTTCACGACGGCCAGGCCACTATGGACTGGATGGAGCAGGAGCAGGAGCGCGGCATCACGATTACGTCTGCCGCTACCACTTGCTACTGGCGTGAACACCGGGTCAATATCATTGATACCCCTGGCCACGTCGACTTCACTATGGAAGTCGAGCGCGCTCTGCGCGTTCTGGACGGAGCTGTGGCTGTGTTTGACGCCGTTGCCGGTGTTGAGCCTCAGTCCGAGACCGTCTGGCGTCAGGCTGACCGTTACGAGGTTCCCCGCATTGCCTTCGTGAACAAGATGGACCGCATTGGCGCGGACTTCTTCCGTTGCGTCGGCATGCTCAAGGATCGCCTTGGTGCCAACCCCGTTCCGCTGCAGATTCCCATTGGCGCGGAAGACGAGTTCAAGGGCGTTGTCGACCTGATCCTTGGCAAGGCCATTTTGTTCGACGACCAGAAAATGGGCGCCGATCCCGTCACCGAGGATGTTCCTGCTGACATGCAGGATCAGTTCGACGAGATGCGTATGGCCATGCTGGAAGCCATTGCCGAAGTGGACGATGAGCTTCTGGAGAAGTACCTGGGTGGTGAAGAACTGACCACCGAGGAATTGATTGCCGGTGTGCGCAAGGCCGTTATCAACCTGACCATGTGTCCGGTGCTGTGCGGTTCTGCTTTCAAGAACAAGGGTGTTCAGCCCCTGCTCGACGCGGTAGTCGATTACCTGCCTTCTCCGGTTGACATCGAGGTGATGAAGGGTACCAACCCTGACACCGAAGAAGTGATCGAGTGCCCCTGTGAAGACGAAAAGCCTTTGGCTGCCCTCGCCTTCAAGTTGTTCTCCGATCCCTTTGTCGGTCACCTGACCTTCCTGCGCCTCTACTCCGGTCACGTTGAATCCGGTATGACCGTGATCAACGCCGCCACCGGCAAGAAAGAGCGTATTGGTCGTCTGCTGAAGATGCACGCCAACAAGCGTGAAGACATCAAGTGGGCTGGCGCTGGCGACATCGTCGCTGCTGTTGGCCTGAAGACCGCTGCTACCGGTGACACCCTGTGTGAGCCCGGCAAGCTGTGTGTTCTCGAATCCATGGACGTCCCTGACACCGTTATTGAGGTTGCCATTGAGCCCAAGACCAAAGCAGACCGCGACACCTTGTCCGATGCTTTGAACAAGCTGGCTAAAGAGGATCCGAGCTTCCGCGTCAAAGGTGACGAGGAAACCGGTCAGACTCTGATCGCTGGTATGGGTGAGTTGCACCTCGAGATCATCGTCGACCGTCTGCTTCGTGAGTTCTCCGTGAACGCCAACGTGGGTGCACCCCGTGTTGCCTATCGCGAGACCATCACCAAGTCGACCAAGATGGACCACAAGTATGCCAAGCAGTCTGGTGGTCGCGGTCAGTACGCCCATGTTGTCATTGAAGTCGAGCCCAACTCTGAGAAGGGCTACGAGTTCTCCGACGAAATCAAGGGTGGTGTTATTCCGAAAGAATACATCCCTGCTGTAGATAAAGGCATCAAGGACGCCCTTAACTCCGGCATCATGGCTGGTTACCCGGTCGTCGATGTGAAAGTTAAGCTGGTCTACGGTTCCTACCACGAGGTCGACTCTTCTGAGCAGGCCTTTGCCATCGCCGGATCCATGGCGATTAAAGAGGCGATGAGAAAAGCCTCCCCGGCATTGCTGGAGCCGATTATGTCCGTAGAGGTCGTCACTCCCGAGGAATACCTTGGTGATGTGATGGGTGACCTGAACTCACGCCGAGGAAGGGTCTCCAGCATGGAAGCACGCGCTAACGCGCAGGTAGTCAAGGCCATGGTGCCGCTGTCCGAGATGTTCGGATACGCCACCGACCTGCGGTCCAAGACCCAGGGGCGTGCTACCTTCTCCATGCAGTTCGACCATTATGAGAAAGTTCCTGCCAGTCTGGCGGAAGAAATCATGAAGAAGAACTAA
- a CDS encoding anti-sigma factor family protein, whose protein sequence is MNCKKADQHIHAWLDGELAPSEARNLKEHVLECTGCQQRLDELQRLYNDIGALPGPPPTPDLIASTLLAARNVSIEKPVGSWWLALPTLNKGLGITALAAGLLLGVFLYTATFYSTAIASSTTSTDTLSVLIDGQGEYL, encoded by the coding sequence ATGAACTGTAAAAAAGCTGATCAGCATATACACGCCTGGCTGGATGGCGAGCTCGCCCCCAGCGAGGCCCGCAATCTCAAGGAGCATGTCCTGGAATGCACAGGCTGCCAGCAACGCCTCGACGAGTTGCAGCGGCTATATAATGATATTGGGGCCTTGCCCGGACCACCTCCGACACCGGACCTGATTGCATCCACCCTGCTTGCAGCACGCAACGTATCCATTGAAAAACCGGTTGGCTCATGGTGGTTAGCCTTACCCACACTCAACAAAGGACTGGGGATCACCGCCCTCGCCGCAGGGCTTCTGCTCGGTGTCTTTCTGTATACGGCCACGTTCTACAGCACGGCCATTGCCTCATCGACCACCAGCACCGATACCCTCTCCGTATTGATCGACGGACAAGGAGAATACCTGTGA
- the rplB gene encoding 50S ribosomal protein L2 — MATRKLKPTSPGRRFQTISTFEEITTTVPEKSLTIGLTKKSGRNNLGRVTSRRRGGGHKRLYRIIDFKRDKFEVPAKVATIEYDPNRSARIALLNYADGEKRYILAPVGIKVGDPVVAGDSADIKPGNALFLAKIPVGTIVHNIELHPGKGGQFCRAAGTYAQLVAKEGKYALLRMPSGEVRNVLATCMATVGQVGNIHHENITIGKAGRARWMGKRPEVRGVAMNPVDHPLGGGEGRSSGGRHPVSPWGMPTKGYKTRNKKKPSSKLIIKRRGQK, encoded by the coding sequence ATGGCCACGCGCAAGCTGAAACCTACTTCGCCGGGCCGGCGCTTCCAGACCATCTCCACGTTTGAGGAGATCACCACCACGGTTCCCGAGAAGTCTCTGACCATCGGATTGACCAAAAAAAGCGGCCGCAACAACTTGGGCCGGGTGACCTCCAGACGTCGTGGCGGCGGACATAAGCGTCTGTACCGTATCATCGATTTCAAGCGCGACAAGTTTGAAGTTCCTGCTAAAGTCGCGACTATTGAATACGATCCCAACCGTAGTGCCCGTATCGCACTGCTGAACTATGCCGACGGCGAGAAGCGTTATATTCTTGCTCCGGTGGGAATCAAGGTAGGCGATCCCGTGGTTGCCGGCGACAGCGCCGACATCAAGCCCGGTAACGCTCTGTTCTTGGCGAAGATCCCCGTTGGTACCATTGTGCACAACATCGAATTGCACCCCGGTAAGGGTGGGCAGTTCTGTCGTGCAGCCGGAACCTATGCACAGCTCGTCGCCAAAGAAGGCAAGTACGCACTGCTGCGTATGCCTTCCGGCGAAGTTCGCAACGTGCTGGCGACCTGCATGGCCACTGTCGGTCAGGTGGGCAACATCCATCACGAGAACATCACCATCGGTAAAGCCGGCCGCGCGCGCTGGATGGGCAAGCGCCCTGAAGTTCGCGGTGTCGCTATGAACCCGGTGGATCACCCCTTGGGCGGTGGTGAAGGCCGCAGCTCCGGTGGCCGCCATCCGGTCTCTCCGTGGGGTATGCCCACTAAGGGGTACAAGACTCGTAACAAGAAGAAGCCGTCGTCTAAGCTTATTATTAAGCGCCGCGGCCAGAAATAG
- the rplD gene encoding 50S ribosomal protein L4 produces the protein MALVKVYDQTKKEVGELTLAPEVFEVTVKPEILNLVVRAQRAKSRAGTHAVKNRSAVRGGGAKPWRQKGTGRARAGTIRSPLWRGGGTVFGPQVRSYEFKVNKKVRKLALRMALSSRVAEDTMMVVDSINLKEVKTKAVAEILKNLGLRKALIVLPDEDTVLRLSARNIPGITILQQDMLNVYDVLRHPQLVMFQDAAKAVEERLK, from the coding sequence ATGGCACTCGTCAAAGTATACGATCAGACCAAGAAAGAAGTGGGCGAGCTCACGCTGGCTCCCGAGGTCTTTGAGGTGACGGTCAAACCCGAGATTCTGAACCTCGTGGTTCGTGCCCAGCGCGCCAAGTCGCGTGCAGGCACCCACGCCGTCAAAAACCGCTCCGCCGTTCGCGGCGGTGGCGCCAAGCCCTGGCGTCAGAAAGGCACCGGTCGCGCACGCGCCGGTACCATCCGCAGCCCTCTGTGGCGCGGTGGTGGCACCGTGTTTGGGCCCCAGGTTCGTTCCTACGAGTTCAAGGTGAACAAGAAGGTTCGTAAGCTGGCCCTGCGCATGGCTTTGTCCTCAAGAGTTGCAGAGGACACCATGATGGTGGTCGACAGCATCAACCTGAAGGAAGTCAAAACCAAGGCTGTGGCTGAGATTCTCAAGAATCTCGGACTTAGAAAAGCCTTGATTGTTCTCCCTGATGAAGATACTGTCCTTCGTCTTTCTGCCCGGAATATTCCCGGCATCACCATCCTCCAGCAGGACATGTTGAACGTCTATGATGTACTGCGTCACCCGCAGCTCGTGATGTTCCAGGATGCCGCGAAAGCGGTGGAAGAGAGGTTGAAGTAA
- the rpsC gene encoding 30S ribosomal protein S3 — protein MGHKVHPYGFRLGYNKNWLSRWFANKQDYAANVFEDDKIRKFIKKKLYHAGISRLEIERAGGKVRLLIFTARPGIVIGRKGVEIEKLRGELRQKFDREFTIEVNEIRRPETDAQLVAENIAVQLERRIAFRRAMKRTVGMARKFGAEGIKIACAGRLAGAEIARTEWYREGRVPLHTLRADLDYGFAEARTTYGVIGVKVWIFKGEILDQEVQQ, from the coding sequence GTGGGACACAAAGTACATCCGTACGGATTCCGTCTTGGATACAACAAGAATTGGCTTTCCCGCTGGTTTGCTAACAAGCAAGACTATGCAGCCAATGTCTTCGAAGACGATAAAATTCGTAAGTTCATTAAGAAGAAACTCTATCACGCCGGAATTTCCCGGCTTGAGATTGAGCGCGCCGGTGGCAAAGTCCGCCTGCTGATCTTCACCGCTCGTCCGGGCATTGTCATTGGACGTAAGGGCGTTGAAATCGAGAAGCTGCGTGGAGAACTGCGGCAGAAGTTTGACCGCGAATTCACCATTGAGGTGAACGAGATTCGCCGGCCTGAAACTGATGCTCAGCTCGTCGCCGAGAATATCGCCGTACAGCTTGAACGCCGCATTGCCTTCCGTCGTGCCATGAAGCGCACCGTGGGCATGGCCCGCAAGTTCGGTGCCGAAGGTATCAAGATCGCTTGCGCAGGCCGCCTGGCCGGTGCTGAGATCGCACGTACCGAATGGTACCGCGAGGGTCGCGTTCCTCTGCACACCCTGCGTGCTGATCTGGATTATGGTTTCGCCGAAGCTCGTACCACGTACGGCGTCATCGGCGTCAAGGTCTGGATCTTCAAGGGTGAAATTCTGGATCAAGAGGTGCAACAGTAA
- the rpsL gene encoding 30S ribosomal protein S12, translated as MPTINQLVRNKRVKQLKRKKTPALMECPQRRGVCTRVYTTTPKKPNSALRKVARVRLTNGMEVTSYIPGEGHNLQEHSVVMIRGGRVKDLPGVRYHIIRGSLDTSGVADRRKGRSKYGAKRPK; from the coding sequence ATGCCGACCATCAATCAGTTAGTGCGTAATAAACGAGTGAAGCAGCTCAAGCGCAAGAAGACCCCTGCGCTGATGGAATGTCCTCAGCGTCGTGGCGTGTGTACCCGCGTGTACACCACCACTCCGAAGAAGCCGAACTCCGCTCTTCGTAAGGTGGCTCGTGTGCGCCTCACCAACGGGATGGAAGTTACTTCCTATATTCCTGGTGAAGGTCACAACCTGCAGGAGCACTCCGTGGTGATGATCCGCGGCGGTCGTGTGAAAGACTTGCCCGGTGTGCGTTATCACATCATCCGTGGCTCTCTGGACACCTCCGGTGTAGCGGACCGCCGTAAGGGTCGTTCCAAATACGGCGCCAAGCGGCCCAAGTAA
- the rplC gene encoding 50S ribosomal protein L3 — MANTLGIMGRKLGMTRIFGDDGTAIPCTVIAAGPCPILQVKDDATTRDKYTAVQIGFEEVDERKLTKPAKGHQAKAGRDYYRHLTELRLENVEEFELGQDLTVSMFTPGEKVKVTGTSKGKGFQGPMKRWNFRGMPASHGHEKVHRSTGGIGQCAWPAKVFKGKKMAGQMGNKKVTCINVEILDVRPDDNLLILKGQVPGPKNGIIMVRKQNRG, encoded by the coding sequence ATGGCTAACACGCTTGGCATCATGGGACGCAAATTGGGCATGACCCGCATTTTCGGTGACGATGGTACTGCCATCCCGTGCACCGTAATTGCCGCCGGTCCTTGCCCCATCCTTCAGGTGAAGGATGACGCGACCACGAGAGATAAATACACGGCCGTTCAGATCGGTTTTGAGGAAGTGGACGAGCGCAAGCTCACCAAGCCAGCCAAAGGTCATCAGGCCAAGGCTGGACGTGACTACTACCGCCATCTGACTGAGCTGCGTTTGGAAAACGTCGAGGAATTTGAACTCGGACAGGACCTCACCGTGTCCATGTTCACCCCCGGCGAAAAGGTCAAAGTGACTGGTACTTCCAAGGGTAAAGGGTTCCAGGGCCCCATGAAGCGCTGGAACTTCCGCGGCATGCCCGCATCCCACGGTCACGAAAAGGTTCACCGTTCAACTGGTGGCATCGGACAGTGCGCTTGGCCTGCAAAGGTTTTCAAGGGCAAGAAGATGGCTGGCCAGATGGGCAATAAAAAGGTGACCTGCATTAACGTGGAAATTCTGGACGTACGTCCGGATGATAACCTGCTGATCCTTAAAGGCCAGGTCCCTGGTCCTAAGAACGGGATCATCATGGTCCGCAAGCAGAATCGAGGGTAG
- the rplV gene encoding 50S ribosomal protein L22, giving the protein METKAVAKYQRLSPQKARLVARNVLGLPVEDAINILRFTPKKAAKLIGKVLHSAVANAEQLPGVDVDNLVVKQVLVNEGPTLKRIKPRAMGRANRILKRTSHITVVVAES; this is encoded by the coding sequence ATGGAAACGAAAGCAGTTGCCAAATACCAGCGTCTTTCGCCTCAGAAGGCGAGGCTGGTGGCCCGTAATGTCTTGGGCCTGCCGGTTGAAGATGCGATCAATATCTTGCGGTTCACCCCCAAGAAGGCCGCGAAGCTGATCGGTAAAGTCCTGCACTCTGCAGTGGCTAACGCAGAGCAACTTCCCGGTGTCGATGTGGATAACCTCGTGGTGAAGCAGGTGCTGGTCAACGAGGGCCCGACCCTGAAGCGCATCAAGCCCAGAGCCATGGGTCGTGCCAACCGAATCCTCAAACGTACCAGCCATATCACTGTGGTTGTCGCCGAGTCGTAG
- the rpsS gene encoding 30S ribosomal protein S19, whose translation MPRSLKKGPFIDGHLIKKVEKATESGDRRVIKTWSRRSTIIPEMVGMTFAVHNGRKFIPVFVTENMVGHKLGEFAPSRTYFGHIADKKSKAKR comes from the coding sequence ATGCCCAGGTCGCTGAAAAAGGGTCCGTTCATTGACGGACACCTCATTAAAAAGGTGGAGAAGGCCACTGAGAGCGGTGACCGCCGAGTCATTAAGACTTGGTCACGCCGTTCCACCATCATTCCTGAGATGGTGGGTATGACCTTCGCAGTGCACAACGGCCGCAAATTCATCCCCGTGTTCGTCACCGAGAACATGGTAGGCCATAAGCTCGGCGAGTTCGCACCGTCCCGTACATATTTCGGGCACATTGCGGATAAGAAGAGCAAGGCCAAACGCTAA
- the rplW gene encoding 50S ribosomal protein L23: MEYTQILIKPLISEKATYAKEMANQVVFFVHPDANKIQIRQAVEKAFDVKVSGVNVIRRRPRPRTKFGRVTGQQSGYKKALVTLAEGEKIELFEGV, from the coding sequence ATGGAATACACTCAGATCCTGATTAAGCCGCTGATCTCTGAAAAAGCGACGTATGCCAAGGAGATGGCCAACCAGGTCGTTTTCTTTGTGCATCCCGATGCCAATAAGATTCAGATCCGTCAGGCTGTTGAAAAGGCTTTTGATGTCAAGGTTTCGGGCGTTAACGTTATTCGTCGCCGCCCCCGTCCCCGCACCAAATTCGGTCGCGTGACCGGTCAGCAGTCGGGCTACAAAAAAGCCTTAGTGACTCTGGCCGAGGGCGAAAAGATCGAACTGTTTGAAGGAGTCTAA
- the rpsQ gene encoding 30S ribosomal protein S17 — MAESARKANKRVMTGIVVSDKNEKTIVVRVETLVKHPLLKKYIRRRNKFMAHDPENACGVGDKVQIVENRPLSRRKRWTLKSILEKAV; from the coding sequence ATGGCAGAAAGCGCACGTAAGGCCAACAAGCGAGTGATGACCGGAATCGTGGTCAGTGACAAGAACGAGAAAACTATTGTCGTTCGCGTCGAGACCCTGGTGAAGCATCCTTTGCTGAAGAAGTATATCCGCCGCCGGAATAAATTCATGGCTCATGATCCAGAGAACGCATGCGGTGTGGGCGACAAAGTCCAGATCGTAGAGAATCGTCCTCTGAGCCGTCGCAAGCGGTGGACTTTGAAGTCCATTTTGGAAAAAGCCGTTTAG
- the tuf gene encoding elongation factor Tu → MGKAKFERTKPHVNIGTVGHIDHGKTTLTAAITKTANMKGGGAYVAFDEIDKAPEEKERGITIATAHVEYETENRHYAHVDCPGHADYIKNMITGAAQMDGAIIVVAATDGPMPQTREHILLARQVGVPSLVVFLNKVDLVDDEELLELVEMEVRELLSKYDFPGDDIPVIQGSALKALEAETLDDPACQPIFDLLDACDSYIPEPERDIEKPFLMPIEDVFSISGRGTVVTGRVERGIVKVGEEVEIVGIKDTTKTTCTGVEMFRKLLDQGQAGDNVGVLLRGVKRDEVERGQVLAAPKSINPHTKFKAEVYVLSKEEGGRHTPFFTGYRPQFYFRTTDITGVIALEEGVEMVMPGDNAVFIVEMIHPVAMEKGLRFAIREGGRTVGAGVVSEIME, encoded by the coding sequence ATGGGAAAAGCAAAATTCGAGCGCACCAAGCCGCACGTTAACATTGGTACCGTCGGCCACATTGACCACGGTAAGACCACTCTGACCGCAGCTATCACCAAGACCGCCAACATGAAGGGCGGCGGTGCATACGTAGCGTTTGACGAGATCGATAAGGCCCCCGAAGAGAAAGAGCGCGGCATCACCATTGCCACCGCTCACGTCGAGTACGAGACCGAGAACAGGCACTACGCTCACGTAGACTGCCCCGGTCACGCCGACTACATCAAAAACATGATCACTGGTGCTGCCCAGATGGACGGCGCGATCATCGTTGTTGCCGCCACCGACGGCCCCATGCCTCAGACTCGTGAGCACATCCTGCTCGCCCGTCAGGTTGGTGTGCCTTCTCTGGTCGTCTTCCTGAACAAGGTTGACCTGGTGGACGACGAAGAGCTGCTGGAGCTGGTCGAGATGGAAGTGCGCGAGCTGCTTTCCAAGTACGACTTCCCCGGCGACGACATTCCGGTCATTCAGGGCTCCGCTCTGAAGGCTCTGGAAGCCGAAACCCTCGACGATCCTGCTTGTCAGCCGATCTTCGATCTGCTGGACGCTTGTGACAGCTACATCCCTGAGCCCGAGCGCGACATCGAGAAGCCTTTCTTGATGCCCATCGAGGATGTGTTCTCCATCTCTGGCCGCGGCACCGTCGTGACCGGTCGTGTTGAGCGCGGCATTGTCAAGGTCGGTGAGGAAGTGGAAATCGTTGGTATCAAAGATACCACGAAGACCACCTGCACCGGCGTCGAGATGTTCCGCAAGCTGCTTGACCAGGGTCAGGCTGGCGACAACGTGGGCGTGCTGCTGCGCGGCGTGAAGCGTGATGAAGTTGAGCGTGGTCAGGTTCTGGCTGCTCCCAAGTCCATCAACCCCCATACCAAGTTCAAGGCCGAAGTGTACGTCCTGTCCAAGGAAGAGGGCGGTCGTCACACTCCGTTCTTCACCGGCTACCGTCCCCAGTTCTACTTCCGTACGACCGACATCACTGGTGTCATCGCTCTGGAAGAGGGTGTCGAGATGGTCATGCCCGGCGATAACGCTGTCTTCATCGTAGAGATGATTCACCCTGTGGCCATGGAAAAGGGCCTGCGCTTCGCAATTCGCGAAGGCGGCCGTACCGTGGGTGCTGGTGTTGTCTCTGAGATCATGGAGTAA
- the rpmC gene encoding 50S ribosomal protein L29 has product MKVKELKELSVAELNAKLGEFRQELFNLRFQHATAQLENTQRLPEVKKTIARIITIVREKEVGA; this is encoded by the coding sequence ATGAAAGTGAAAGAGCTCAAAGAGCTGTCCGTTGCTGAGCTGAATGCCAAGTTGGGCGAGTTCCGTCAGGAATTGTTCAACCTCCGCTTTCAGCACGCCACGGCCCAACTTGAAAACACCCAACGCCTCCCTGAGGTGAAGAAGACCATTGCCCGGATTATTACTATCGTCCGGGAAAAGGAAGTTGGAGCGTAA
- the rpsJ gene encoding 30S ribosomal protein S10: MVAMQSDRIRIKMKAYDYRILDKAVAEIVDTARNTGASIAGPIPLPTNIHKYTIQKSVHVDKKSREQFEMRVHKRLLDILEPTQQTVDALGKLSLPAGVDVEIKL; this comes from the coding sequence ATGGTTGCTATGCAGAGCGATCGCATTCGCATCAAAATGAAAGCTTACGACTACCGTATTCTGGACAAGGCTGTCGCCGAAATCGTCGACACCGCACGGAATACCGGTGCAAGCATTGCGGGCCCTATCCCGCTGCCCACCAATATCCATAAGTACACCATTCAGAAATCGGTGCACGTGGATAAGAAGTCCCGGGAGCAGTTCGAGATGCGCGTTCATAAGCGCCTGCTCGACATCCTGGAGCCGACTCAGCAAACCGTCGATGCCCTGGGCAAGCTCAGCCTGCCCGCTGGTGTTGACGTTGAGATTAAACTCTAG